Within the Butyrivibrio sp. AE3004 genome, the region TGACTTTGAACCCTTTGATTATGACGAGGGTAATGCTTACTACGGAATTGACAAGGAACTGGTAAAAGCAATTGCGGATAGTCTTGGGAAGGAACTGGTCCTGCAGAATATGAATTTCGATATCCTTTTTATAACGGTAAGTCAGGGTAAATGTGATATCTGTATAGCCGGAATAACTATTAATGACGAGAGAAAAGAGTACGTTGACTTCTCGGTACCTTATTTTCGTGTAGGTCAGTGTATAGCCACAAAGACCGGAAACAAAGAGCTGGACTACGCAAAGACAAAGGAGGATGTGGAGAATATCCTTAAAGGTTTTGATAAGAGCGTAACAATAGCAGTAGAGTCCGAAACCACTGGTGAAGAGTACCTCGAGGGACAAGTCGAAAACTTTGAGGGAGTCAGGTGCAATGTGCTTAAATGCCAGACTTTGCACGACTGCCTTATTGCATTAAATAATGGAAGTGCTGATTATGTTATCGGAGATTCTGCAACGTTAAAGTATCTTATTGCGAACGAATGAGAAGGCAGGAATTATGACCAGGATAAAAGACTACATAGGAATGATATTATTCATCATAATGTTTGCAGTTCTTATTGGCCTTATTGTGGGCCTTATTTCTGTGTATAGACCTGCTGAAAAAAAAGAAACTAAAGTAGGCGCGGTTTTTATTGATGACATTGATGACGGCGGTTGGAATGAAAATCATTACAAAGGAATTAAGGCTGCCTGTGAAGAGTATGGTTTAAAGTTTGAAATTGTTACCAATGTGGATGAAACACTTGAAGCTTGTGAGCCGGCAGTAGACGAGCTTGTGGAGAAAGGCTGCAACGTCATTTTTCTGACAAGTGATGGTTTTGGCAAAAATGTATATTCCATTATTGAAAAATACAGCGATGTTATATTTTATACTATTTCAGCCGATTCCAAACCCGCCAACACCATAACGTACT harbors:
- a CDS encoding transporter substrate-binding domain-containing protein — encoded protein: MFKRIISAMLPVIICIIMLTSCKNREENLVGSDAKEDNSEVKIIDVMLTEEEYGIGVCKDKPELLKQINAFIEKGLVDGTYDEITGHYFGDGEPHAVYSETLDSSKDQLVVATTGDFEPFDYDEGNAYYGIDKELVKAIADSLGKELVLQNMNFDILFITVSQGKCDICIAGITINDERKEYVDFSVPYFRVGQCIATKTGNKELDYAKTKEDVENILKGFDKSVTIAVESETTGEEYLEGQVENFEGVRCNVLKCQTLHDCLIALNNGSADYVIGDSATLKYLIANE